The Dama dama isolate Ldn47 chromosome 3, ASM3311817v1, whole genome shotgun sequence genome has a segment encoding these proteins:
- the FRS2 gene encoding fibroblast growth factor receptor substrate 2 isoform X2, whose translation MGSCCSCPDKDTVPDNHRNKFKVINVDDDGNELGSGIMELTDTELILYTRKRDSVKWHYLCLRRYGYDSNLFSFESGRRCQTGQGIFAFKCARAEELFNMLQEIMQNNSINVVEEPVVERNNHQTELEVPRTPRTPTTPGFAAQNLPNGYPRYPSFGDASSHPSSRHPSVGSARLPSVGEESTHPLLVAEEQVHTYVNTTGVQEERKNRTSVHVPLEARVSNAESNTPKEESSNIEDRDPQILLEPEGVKFVLGPTPVQKQLMEKEKLEQLGRDQISGSGANNTEWDTGYDSDERRDVPSVNKLVYENLNGLSLPSASGFRRGRLPSTSTSDTQNINNSAQRRTALLNYENLPSLPPVWEARKLSRDEDDNLGPKTPSLNGYHNNLDPMHNYVNTENVTVPASAHKLEYSRRRDCTPTVFNFDIRRPSLEHRQLNYIQVDLEGGSDSDNPQTPKTPTTPLPQTPTRRTELYAVIDIERTAAMSSLQKALPRDDGTARKTRHNSTDLPM comes from the exons ATGGGTAGCTGTTGTAGCTGTCCAGATAAAGACACTGTCCCAGATAACCATCGGAACAAGTTTAAG gtCATTAATGTGGATGATGATGGAAATGAGTTAGGTTCTGGCATAATGGAACTTACAGACACAGAACTGATTTTATACACTCGCAAACGTGACTCGGTAAAATGGCACTACCTCTGCCTCCGACGCTATGGTTATGAttcaaatctcttttcttttgAAAGTGGTCGAAGGTGTCAAACTGGACAAG GAATCTTTGCCTTTAAGTGTGCTCGTGCAGAAGAATTATTTAATATGTTACAAGAGATTATGCAGAATAATAGTATAAACGTAGTGGAGGAACCCGTGGTTGAAAGGAATAACCATCAGACAGAATTGGAGGTCCCTAGGACACCTCGAACACCTACAA CTCCAGGGTTTGCTGCTCAGAACTTACCCAATGGATATCCCCGATATCCCTCGTTTGGAGATGCTTCATCCCACCCTTCCAGCAGACATCCTTCCGTGGGAAGTGCCCGCCTGCCCTCAGTAGGTGAAGAATCTACACATCCTTTGCTGGTGGCTGAGGAACAA gTACATACCTATGTCAACACTACAGGTGTGCAAGAAGAACGGAAAAACCGCACAAGTGTGCATGTCCCATTGGAGGCGAGAGTTTCTAATGCTGAAAGCAACACACCAAAAGAAGAGTCAAGTAATATTGAGGACAGGGACCCTCAGATTCTTCTTGAACCTGAAGGAGTTAAATTTGTCTTAGGACCAACACCAGTTCAGAAGCAATTAATGGAAAAAGAGAAACTGGAACAACTTggaagagatcaaatcagtggaAGTGGTGCAAATAACACAGAATGGGACACTGGCTATGACAGTGATGAGCGGAGAGATGTGCCCTCTGTTAACAAACTGGTGTATGAAAATCTAAATGGCCTAtctctccccagtgcctcaggGTTCAGGAGAGGTCGTCTGCCGTCCACCAGTACCTCAGATACCCAGAATATCAACAACTCAGCTCAGAGAAGAACTGCATTGTTAAACTACGAAAATCTACCATCTTTGCCTCCTGTTTGGGAAGCCCGCAAGCTAAGTAGGGATGAAGATGACAACTTAGGACCAAAGACCCCGTCTCTGAACGGCTACCATAACAATCTAGACCCGATGCATAACTATGTCAACACAGAGAACGTAACAGTGCCGGCAAGTGCTCACAAACTAGAGTACTCAAGGCGTCGGGACTGTACGCCGACAGTCTTTAACTTTGATATCAGACGCCCAAGTTTAGAACACAGGCAGCTCAATTACATACAGGTTGACCTGGAAGGTGGCAGTGACTCTGACAACCCTCAAACTCCAAAAACGCCGACCACCCCCCTTCCACAGACCCCCACCAGGCGCACAGAGCTGTATGCTGTGATAGACATCGAGAGGACTGCTGCTATGTCCAGTCTGCAGAAAGCGCTGCCACGAGATGATGGCACAGCTCGGAAAACCAGACACAATAGTACTGATCTGCCCAT GTGA
- the FRS2 gene encoding fibroblast growth factor receptor substrate 2 isoform X1: MGSCCSCPDKDTVPDNHRNKFKVINVDDDGNELGSGIMELTDTELILYTRKRDSVKWHYLCLRRYGYDSNLFSFESGRRCQTGQGIFAFKCARAEELFNMLQEIMQNNSINVVEEPVVERNNHQTELEVPRTPRTPTTPGFAAQNLPNGYPRYPSFGDASSHPSSRHPSVGSARLPSVGEESTHPLLVAEEQVHTYVNTTGVQEERKNRTSVHVPLEARVSNAESNTPKEESSNIEDRDPQILLEPEGVKFVLGPTPVQKQLMEKEKLEQLGRDQISGSGANNTEWDTGYDSDERRDVPSVNKLVYENLNGLSLPSASGFRRGRLPSTSTSDTQNINNSAQRRTALLNYENLPSLPPVWEARKLSRDEDDNLGPKTPSLNGYHNNLDPMHNYVNTENVTVPASAHKLEYSRRRDCTPTVFNFDIRRPSLEHRQLNYIQVDLEGGSDSDNPQTPKTPTTPLPQTPTRRTELYAVIDIERTAAMSSLQKALPRDDGTARKTRHNSTDLPM, encoded by the exons ATGGGTAGCTGTTGTAGCTGTCCAGATAAAGACACTGTCCCAGATAACCATCGGAACAAGTTTAAG gtCATTAATGTGGATGATGATGGAAATGAGTTAGGTTCTGGCATAATGGAACTTACAGACACAGAACTGATTTTATACACTCGCAAACGTGACTCGGTAAAATGGCACTACCTCTGCCTCCGACGCTATGGTTATGAttcaaatctcttttcttttgAAAGTGGTCGAAGGTGTCAAACTGGACAAG GAATCTTTGCCTTTAAGTGTGCTCGTGCAGAAGAATTATTTAATATGTTACAAGAGATTATGCAGAATAATAGTATAAACGTAGTGGAGGAACCCGTGGTTGAAAGGAATAACCATCAGACAGAATTGGAGGTCCCTAGGACACCTCGAACACCTACAA CTCCAGGGTTTGCTGCTCAGAACTTACCCAATGGATATCCCCGATATCCCTCGTTTGGAGATGCTTCATCCCACCCTTCCAGCAGACATCCTTCCGTGGGAAGTGCCCGCCTGCCCTCAGTAGGTGAAGAATCTACACATCCTTTGCTGGTGGCTGAGGAACAA gTACATACCTATGTCAACACTACAGGTGTGCAAGAAGAACGGAAAAACCGCACAAGTGTGCATGTCCCATTGGAGGCGAGAGTTTCTAATGCTGAAAGCAACACACCAAAAGAAGAGTCAAGTAATATTGAGGACAGGGACCCTCAGATTCTTCTTGAACCTGAAGGAGTTAAATTTGTCTTAGGACCAACACCAGTTCAGAAGCAATTAATGGAAAAAGAGAAACTGGAACAACTTggaagagatcaaatcagtggaAGTGGTGCAAATAACACAGAATGGGACACTGGCTATGACAGTGATGAGCGGAGAGATGTGCCCTCTGTTAACAAACTGGTGTATGAAAATCTAAATGGCCTAtctctccccagtgcctcaggGTTCAGGAGAGGTCGTCTGCCGTCCACCAGTACCTCAGATACCCAGAATATCAACAACTCAGCTCAGAGAAGAACTGCATTGTTAAACTACGAAAATCTACCATCTTTGCCTCCTGTTTGGGAAGCCCGCAAGCTAAGTAGGGATGAAGATGACAACTTAGGACCAAAGACCCCGTCTCTGAACGGCTACCATAACAATCTAGACCCGATGCATAACTATGTCAACACAGAGAACGTAACAGTGCCGGCAAGTGCTCACAAACTAGAGTACTCAAGGCGTCGGGACTGTACGCCGACAGTCTTTAACTTTGATATCAGACGCCCAAGTTTAGAACACAGGCAGCTCAATTACATACAGGTTGACCTGGAAGGTGGCAGTGACTCTGACAACCCTCAAACTCCAAAAACGCCGACCACCCCCCTTCCACAGACCCCCACCAGGCGCACAGAGCTGTATGCTGTGATAGACATCGAGAGGACTGCTGCTATGTCCAGTCTGCAGAAAGCGCTGCCACGAGATGATGGCACAGCTCGGAAAACCAGACACAATAGTACTGATCTGCCCATGTGA